The proteins below are encoded in one region of Micromonospora pisi:
- a CDS encoding inositol monophosphatase family protein, with amino-acid sequence MSIADRDLVIIAAEAGAAEVRSRHGEALTRFEKTAGDFATAVDIDAERVILDVLRAARPDDVMVGEESGRSGSDGNGRVWLVDPLCGTLNYAVRGTLVSVNVALRAGAETLVAASADPFTEEIFWTDGAGAYVRRAGVDEPLTPSAESGLVDVNLDPPFPNDPAFQAVRLLADRGFVARFRPRVVSTTLAVAWVAAGRRAAYVTDGQLRDSVHFASGIALCQAAGCVVTGIEGQPFHLGVGGLVVAADEETHATLLGQIENQRSAAAR; translated from the coding sequence ATGTCGATCGCGGACCGGGACCTCGTCATCATCGCGGCAGAGGCGGGAGCCGCTGAAGTGCGTTCCCGTCACGGGGAGGCGTTGACGCGCTTCGAGAAGACCGCGGGCGACTTCGCCACCGCAGTCGACATCGACGCGGAGAGGGTCATCCTCGACGTGCTGCGCGCCGCTCGACCCGACGACGTCATGGTGGGTGAGGAGAGCGGCCGGAGCGGGTCTGACGGCAACGGGCGGGTGTGGCTGGTCGACCCGCTCTGCGGAACGTTGAACTACGCCGTGCGCGGCACTCTGGTCTCGGTGAACGTCGCCCTGCGGGCGGGCGCGGAGACCCTGGTCGCGGCCTCGGCCGACCCGTTCACCGAGGAGATCTTCTGGACCGATGGGGCGGGCGCGTACGTGCGTCGTGCCGGCGTCGACGAGCCGCTCACGCCGTCGGCCGAATCGGGTCTGGTGGACGTCAACCTCGATCCGCCGTTTCCGAACGACCCGGCTTTCCAGGCTGTCCGGTTGCTCGCCGACCGGGGGTTCGTGGCGCGGTTCCGTCCGCGCGTGGTCTCCACCACCTTGGCAGTGGCCTGGGTGGCAGCCGGCCGGCGGGCCGCGTACGTCACCGACGGTCAGCTGCGGGACAGTGTGCATTTCGCCAGCGGTATCGCCCTGTGCCAGGCGGCCGGCTGCGTGGTGACCGGCATCGAGGGCCAGCCATTTCACCTCGGTGTGGGCGGGCTCGTCGTGGCGGCCGACGAGGAAACGCACGCGACCCTGCTGGGACAGATCGAAAATCAGCGCTCGGCGGCCGCCCGGTAG
- a CDS encoding ABC transporter ATP-binding protein, producing MRLAADNVDWGVRGVRILSGAVLTAAPGATVGLLGPNGSGKSSLLRLLAGLGRPDAGQVLLDGEPLGLVPRRRLARRIAVVHQQVSPDVEMSTLDVLLLGRIPHRSRLAPVSATDLDLARRALADAGLAGFETRRWSALSGGERQRVDIARALLQEPDLLLLDEPTNHLDVRHQLELLHLLAESAMTVVVTLHDVDLAAQYCDQIVLLRRGRVVAAGTPAEVCTPERLLEVYQAHADVTAEADGRPRVRFRRPRAPAADD from the coding sequence ATGAGGCTCGCCGCGGACAATGTCGACTGGGGGGTACGGGGCGTCCGGATCCTCAGCGGGGCGGTGCTCACCGCCGCACCCGGTGCCACCGTCGGGCTGCTCGGGCCGAACGGGTCCGGCAAGTCCAGCCTGCTCCGGTTGCTCGCCGGGCTGGGTCGACCCGACGCCGGCCAGGTGCTGCTCGACGGCGAACCGCTGGGGCTGGTGCCCCGTCGGCGGCTCGCCCGCCGGATCGCGGTGGTGCACCAGCAGGTCAGCCCGGACGTGGAGATGTCGACCCTGGACGTACTCCTGCTCGGCCGGATCCCGCACCGGTCCCGCCTGGCGCCGGTCAGCGCGACCGACCTCGACCTGGCCCGCCGGGCCCTGGCCGATGCGGGCCTGGCCGGCTTCGAGACGCGTCGCTGGTCAGCGCTCTCCGGTGGGGAACGGCAGCGGGTCGACATCGCCCGGGCCCTGCTCCAGGAGCCCGACCTGCTGCTCCTCGACGAACCCACCAACCACCTGGACGTACGGCACCAACTGGAGCTGCTGCACCTGCTCGCCGAGTCGGCCATGACGGTGGTGGTCACCCTGCACGACGTCGACCTGGCCGCGCAGTACTGCGACCAGATCGTGCTGCTGCGCCGTGGCCGGGTGGTCGCCGCCGGCACCCCGGCCGAGGTGTGCACGCCGGAGCGGCTGCTGGAGGTCTACCAGGCCCACGCCGACGTCACCGCCGAGGCCGACGGCCGGCCCCGGGTACGTTTCCGCCGTCCCCGGGCACCGGCCGCCGACGACTAG
- a CDS encoding FecCD family ABC transporter permease, translating to MLTGGLAVLALSIAAAVTIGTADLSVTDVARAVAVHLGLPARPLPRLADSIVWDLRMPRVLLAGLVGGGLSLCGAVLQALTRNPLADPYLLGISAGAGTGAVAVLVLGLGVGSVSVSTGAFLGSATAFGAVLLFAGRYWSSSTRIVLSGVAVSQLFSAVTSLVVISDASVQNARGVTFWLLGSLTGASWPAVTLAATVAAAGAAVCWWYAPALDAFAFGVDTAESLGFAAARTRLVLFGTTALLAAVLVAASGAIGFVGLTIPHAARLLVGAQHRILLPTCAVAGAVFLIWADTAARTVFAPQELPVGVLTALIGVPVFAIVMRRRSRAG from the coding sequence GTGCTCACCGGCGGCCTGGCGGTGCTCGCGCTGAGCATCGCGGCGGCGGTCACCATCGGCACCGCCGACCTGTCGGTGACCGACGTCGCCCGTGCGGTGGCGGTGCACCTGGGACTGCCGGCGCGACCGCTGCCCCGGCTCGCCGACAGCATCGTCTGGGACCTACGGATGCCCCGGGTCCTGCTTGCCGGACTGGTCGGCGGTGGCCTCTCGCTCTGTGGCGCGGTGCTCCAGGCGTTGACCCGCAACCCCCTGGCCGACCCGTACCTGCTCGGCATCTCCGCCGGCGCCGGGACCGGGGCGGTGGCGGTGCTGGTACTCGGCCTCGGTGTCGGTTCGGTCTCCGTCTCCACCGGGGCCTTCCTCGGCAGCGCCACCGCGTTCGGCGCGGTCCTGCTCTTCGCCGGCCGGTACTGGAGCTCGTCGACCCGGATCGTCCTCTCCGGTGTCGCGGTCTCCCAACTGTTCAGCGCCGTGACCAGCCTGGTCGTCATCTCCGACGCCAGTGTGCAGAACGCCCGTGGCGTCACCTTCTGGCTGCTCGGCTCGCTCACCGGGGCCTCCTGGCCGGCGGTGACCCTGGCGGCGACGGTCGCCGCCGCCGGTGCCGCCGTCTGCTGGTGGTACGCGCCCGCGCTGGACGCCTTCGCCTTCGGTGTCGACACCGCCGAGTCGCTCGGTTTCGCCGCCGCCCGTACCCGGCTGGTGCTCTTCGGCACGACCGCGCTGTTGGCGGCCGTGCTGGTCGCGGCGAGCGGTGCGATCGGCTTCGTCGGCCTGACCATCCCGCACGCGGCCCGGCTCCTGGTCGGCGCGCAACACCGGATCCTGCTCCCCACCTGCGCGGTCGCCGGGGCGGTCTTCCTGATCTGGGCGGACACCGCGGCCCGTACCGTGTTCGCCCCGCAGGAACTGCCGGTCGGCGTACTGACCGCGCTGATCGGCGTACCGGTCTTCGCGATCGTGATGCGTCGTAGGAGCCGGGCAGGATGA
- a CDS encoding asparaginase, producing the protein MSAPNIPSGPLPRPARWRPGALLTPLVSATLGAALVLSLTTSADPAGTDTAPPSGTVTGVTAPDGIRSVAYTEALATAKTRKPKVTVIGTGGTISGVATSRSSFTDYRSGQIAIASMVGQLQPEIGQVADVSTVQFGNKGSGGYTMAEFHALTLAVQNALKSADAVVVTSGTDTMEEFAYWLDLTVQSRKPVVITGAMRPWAAVTPDGPQVIGADGPANLYNSIVLAASQTTYCYGTVLLLGDEFHAARDVTKTNSTRMDTFQSREFGVLGWVDGPNIKVGRAPSRVEDCDRTRDWLTPFDLSRIQPTALPRVEVVTSYQQAGGEAITAFAAAGVKGIVTAGTGAGGLSSAQSSARTAAAAQGVVFVTTTRTGSGSVYGSSTGPVIAGDDLLPQKARLLLLLSLAFAPTNVDRVREWVTTLGNPEWETAPGR; encoded by the coding sequence ATGTCCGCCCCGAACATCCCGTCCGGCCCGTTGCCCCGGCCCGCCCGGTGGCGCCCCGGCGCACTTCTCACCCCGCTGGTCAGCGCGACCCTCGGCGCGGCGCTCGTACTGAGCCTGACCACGTCGGCCGACCCTGCCGGCACCGACACCGCGCCGCCCTCGGGAACGGTCACCGGGGTCACCGCGCCGGACGGCATCCGCAGTGTCGCCTACACCGAGGCCCTCGCCACGGCGAAGACCCGCAAGCCGAAGGTGACCGTGATCGGGACCGGCGGCACCATCTCGGGTGTCGCCACCTCGCGCAGCAGCTTCACCGACTACCGCTCCGGCCAGATCGCGATCGCCAGCATGGTCGGTCAGCTCCAGCCCGAGATCGGTCAGGTCGCGGACGTCAGCACCGTACAGTTCGGCAACAAGGGCTCCGGCGGGTACACGATGGCCGAGTTCCACGCCCTCACCCTCGCCGTACAGAACGCGTTGAAGTCCGCGGACGCGGTCGTGGTGACCAGCGGCACCGACACGATGGAGGAGTTCGCGTACTGGCTCGACCTCACGGTGCAGAGCCGCAAGCCGGTGGTGATCACCGGTGCGATGCGGCCGTGGGCAGCGGTCACCCCCGACGGGCCGCAGGTGATCGGCGCGGACGGCCCGGCGAACCTCTACAACTCGATCGTGCTCGCGGCCAGTCAGACCACCTACTGCTACGGAACCGTGCTGCTGCTCGGCGACGAGTTCCACGCCGCCCGGGACGTGACCAAGACCAACTCGACCCGGATGGACACCTTCCAGAGCCGGGAGTTCGGCGTGCTGGGCTGGGTCGACGGGCCGAACATCAAGGTCGGCCGGGCGCCGTCCCGGGTCGAGGACTGCGACCGGACCAGGGACTGGCTGACCCCGTTCGACCTGTCCCGGATCCAGCCGACCGCGCTGCCCCGGGTCGAGGTCGTGACCAGCTACCAGCAGGCCGGCGGTGAGGCGATCACCGCGTTCGCCGCCGCCGGGGTGAAGGGCATCGTGACCGCCGGCACCGGCGCCGGTGGCCTCTCCTCCGCGCAGAGCAGCGCCCGGACCGCCGCCGCCGCGCAGGGCGTGGTCTTCGTGACCACCACCCGGACCGGTTCCGGTTCGGTCTACGGCAGCAGCACCGGACCGGTCATCGCCGGTGACGACCTGCTGCCGCAGAAGGCACGGCTGCTGCTCCTGCTCAGCCTCGCCTTCGCCCCGACGAACGTGGACCGGGTACGGGAGTGGGTCACCACGCTCGGCAACCCGGAATGGGAGACCGCACCCGGCCGGTGA
- a CDS encoding GNAT family N-acetyltransferase has protein sequence MFVLGQLVKLRAMEPSDAESLWRWNHDPEVMRWMDDGYAQSLAQVRRWLEDERPRNEYGDVLFGVEVLSDGKLIGLVRLHGTEPEIGVADLDIYLGEKEYWGQGYATDAMRTVCRYGFEKMRLHKITLTVVTENHAAHHVYQKVGFVDEGRLRQVFRRDGRWYDKFTMGLLGGELR, from the coding sequence ATGTTCGTGCTGGGGCAGCTGGTGAAGTTGCGGGCGATGGAGCCGTCGGACGCCGAGTCGCTGTGGCGGTGGAACCACGACCCCGAGGTCATGCGCTGGATGGACGACGGTTATGCGCAGTCGCTGGCCCAGGTCCGGCGGTGGCTGGAGGATGAGCGGCCCCGCAACGAGTACGGCGACGTGCTCTTCGGCGTCGAGGTGCTCAGCGACGGCAAGCTGATCGGGCTGGTACGCCTGCACGGCACCGAACCGGAGATTGGCGTCGCCGACCTCGACATCTACCTCGGCGAGAAGGAGTACTGGGGGCAGGGGTACGCGACCGACGCGATGCGCACGGTCTGCCGGTACGGCTTCGAGAAGATGCGCCTACACAAGATCACGTTGACCGTGGTGACCGAGAACCACGCCGCCCACCACGTCTACCAGAAGGTGGGTTTTGTCGACGAGGGTCGGCTGCGCCAGGTCTTCCGCCGCGACGGCCGGTGGTACGACAAGTTCACGATGGGCCTGCTGGGGGGCGAACTGCGCTGA
- a CDS encoding LacI family DNA-binding transcriptional regulator: MASAEQHAAPATAATDGGRRTRPVTITDIARVTGVVPSTVSRALNKPGRVNAVTRERIQAAARELNYVPNSQARALISGRTGTIAVVVSDVTNPFYFGLIRGTQQRLKAAGYAQLLIDTEDSGEHEAEMLQKMRRSLDGAILAASRLPERALTALAGEIPLVTVNRNVPRVQSVVIDTPTGIGLAVEHLVGLGHRDIVYVAGPENSWSNHARWRAVRAAAQRYGQRFRHVGPFPRGRRSGSAVADAVLASGATACVCFNDLFAIGMLPRLRQRGVRVPEDLSVVGCDDIFGADFCHPPLTTLTAPIEQAGEVAVAMLLARLEQPVTEHPGTAPSRRAVLLPATLTVRESTGPAPTTRLSAVRPPAGPS; this comes from the coding sequence ATGGCCAGCGCCGAGCAGCACGCCGCGCCCGCGACAGCGGCCACCGACGGCGGGCGTCGTACCCGCCCGGTCACCATCACCGACATCGCCCGGGTGACCGGTGTCGTGCCGTCCACGGTCTCCCGGGCACTCAACAAACCGGGCCGGGTCAACGCCGTCACCAGGGAACGCATCCAGGCCGCCGCCCGCGAGCTGAACTACGTACCGAACTCGCAGGCGCGGGCGCTGATCTCGGGGCGGACCGGGACCATCGCGGTGGTGGTCTCCGACGTGACGAACCCGTTCTACTTCGGACTGATCCGGGGCACCCAGCAACGGTTGAAGGCCGCCGGTTACGCCCAGCTGCTCATCGACACCGAGGACTCCGGCGAACACGAGGCCGAGATGTTGCAGAAGATGCGCCGCTCCCTCGACGGCGCCATCCTCGCCGCCTCACGGCTGCCCGAACGGGCACTGACCGCCCTGGCCGGCGAGATCCCACTGGTCACGGTGAACCGGAACGTACCCCGGGTGCAGAGCGTCGTGATCGACACCCCGACCGGTATCGGCCTGGCCGTCGAGCACCTGGTCGGACTCGGCCACCGGGACATCGTCTACGTCGCCGGACCGGAGAACTCGTGGTCCAACCACGCCCGCTGGCGGGCCGTACGGGCGGCGGCGCAACGGTACGGGCAGCGGTTCCGCCACGTCGGACCGTTCCCGCGCGGGCGCCGATCCGGATCGGCGGTCGCCGACGCGGTGCTCGCCTCCGGCGCCACCGCCTGCGTCTGCTTCAACGACCTGTTCGCCATCGGCATGCTTCCCCGGCTCCGGCAACGCGGCGTACGCGTACCCGAGGACCTGAGCGTGGTCGGCTGCGACGACATCTTCGGCGCCGACTTCTGCCACCCACCGCTCACCACGCTGACCGCGCCGATCGAACAGGCCGGCGAGGTCGCCGTCGCCATGCTGCTGGCCCGGCTGGAGCAGCCGGTGACGGAACACCCGGGTACGGCACCGAGCCGACGAGCGGTGCTGCTGCCCGCGACCCTGACCGTCCGCGAGTCGACCGGCCCGGCGCCGACCACCCGACTCAGCGCAGTTCGCCCCCCAGCAGGCCCATCGTGA